The following proteins come from a genomic window of Amyelois transitella isolate CPQ chromosome 24, ilAmyTran1.1, whole genome shotgun sequence:
- the LOC106135884 gene encoding proteasome subunit beta type-5, whose translation MALMDLCRLDEKINLRPMDSLASFQNDVVGYSQNFVHSAQLAIPPFANPAESLAKFNTHDETGKEIKIEFDHGTTTLGFRYQGGVLLAVDSRATGGQFIGSQSMKKIVEINDYLLGTLAGGAADCVYWDRVLAKQCRLYELRNRERISVAAASKLMANMVYNYKGMGLSMGMMLAGFDKRGCQLYYVDSEGTRTPGKVFSVGSGSVYAFGVLDSGYKWDLTDLEAQELGRRAIYHATHRDAYSGGIVRVYHISDKGWVNISNQDCSELHYKYQEEKGIQE comes from the exons aTGGCTTTAATGGATTTGTGCCGTCTCGACGAGAAAATAAACCTCAGGCCCATGGATTCTTTAGCATCATTCCAAAATGATGTCGTAGGCTACAGCCAGAATTTTGTACACAGTGCCCAACTAGCGATCCCTCCTTTTGCAAAT CCCGCAGAAAGTTTAGCCAAATTCAACACTCACGATGAGACAGGCAAAGAAATCAAAATTGAATTCGACCACGGAACTACCACTCTTGGTTTTCGCTACCAG GGAGGAGTCCTGTTGGCCGTAGACTCCCGTGCCACTGGTGGTCAGTTCATTGGCTCTCAGTCGATGAAGaaaattgttgaaataaatgattatttgcTGG GAACTCTGGCCGGAGGCGCAGCAGACTGCGTGTACTGGGACCGCGTGCTCGCCAAACAATGCCGGCTGTATGAGCTCCGCAACAGGGAACGCATCTCCGTGGCCGCCGCCAGCAAACTGATGGCCAACATGGTCTACAATTATAAGGGAATGGGACTCAGTATGGGGATGATGCTGGCTGGTTTTGATAAAAGG GGTTGCCAGCTATATTATGTAGACAGCGAGGGCACTAGGACTCCCGGCAAGGTATTCTCCGTGGGCTCTGGTTCAGTCTACGCTTTTGGTGTGCTCGACTCAGGGTACAAGTGGGATCTTACTGATTTAGAGGCACAAG AACTCGGCCGCCGCGCCATCTACCACGCGACCCACCGCGACGCGTACTCCGGCGGCATCGTCAGAGTCTACCACATCAGCGATAAAGGCTGGGTCAACATCTCCAACCAGGATTGTAGCGAGCTGCATTATAAGTATCAGGAAGAGAAGGGCATCCAGGAATAG